The proteins below are encoded in one region of Ornithinimicrobium avium:
- a CDS encoding YdcF family protein, whose amino-acid sequence MRHRQRHPAHRRGQRPWWLGMLAGTLVAAVVAWLAVCVDVLVTPQVDPHGRVDAVYVLGPAETRIGAALDLMDQGLAPVLLATTSVREDGTTYATGHCGTAAATYRVECVLPDPYSTRGEAQVLGEQVAAHGWTRVAVLTSTVHTARARMLMERCVDAEVLMWTLDDRPDPGVVARLEGFVYQSAAWVKAQLERDC is encoded by the coding sequence ATGAGACACCGGCAGCGGCACCCCGCGCACCGTCGGGGTCAGCGTCCCTGGTGGCTGGGCATGCTGGCGGGGACGCTGGTCGCCGCGGTGGTGGCCTGGCTGGCGGTCTGCGTCGACGTGCTCGTCACCCCGCAGGTCGACCCGCACGGGCGGGTGGACGCCGTCTACGTGCTGGGACCGGCGGAGACCAGGATCGGCGCGGCGCTGGACCTCATGGACCAGGGACTGGCCCCGGTGCTGCTGGCGACCACCTCGGTGCGCGAGGACGGGACGACCTACGCCACCGGTCACTGCGGCACGGCGGCGGCGACCTACCGGGTGGAGTGCGTGCTGCCCGACCCCTACAGCACGCGCGGCGAGGCGCAGGTGCTCGGCGAGCAGGTGGCCGCCCACGGGTGGACCCGGGTGGCCGTGCTCACCAGCACGGTGCACACCGCGCGGGCCCGCATGCTGATGGAGCGCTGCGTGGACGCCGAGGTGCTGATGTGGACCCTCGACGACCGTCCCGACCCCGGGGTGGTCGCCCGGCTGGAGGGGTTCGTCTACCAGTCGGCGGCCTGGGTCAAGGCCCAGCTCGAGCGGGACTGCTGA
- a CDS encoding CDP-alcohol phosphatidyltransferase family protein gives MDPTPTTSARSRPATPGDVVTLARVVPVLAAAGLVVGALATGGEPRTWWVAGLGGLAWAGDALDGYVARRTSSVTDRGAALDSAVDGALVLVLSLAVAPVAPWALVGGLLFPAFALVQVRRPAWRRPLPPSPRRRLLGGVMAGTLVLACAPVWPAAVVQVAVGAAVVLVTWSFVVDVRWLERAAPGRVRNLH, from the coding sequence GTGGACCCGACCCCGACGACCTCCGCGCGCAGCCGGCCGGCGACGCCCGGGGACGTCGTCACCCTGGCCCGCGTGGTGCCGGTGCTCGCCGCCGCCGGGCTGGTCGTGGGGGCGCTGGCGACCGGCGGGGAGCCCCGCACGTGGTGGGTCGCCGGGCTCGGCGGGCTCGCCTGGGCCGGCGACGCCCTCGACGGGTATGTCGCGCGCCGCACCTCCTCGGTCACCGACCGCGGGGCGGCGCTGGACTCCGCGGTGGACGGCGCCCTCGTGCTCGTCCTCTCGCTGGCGGTGGCGCCGGTGGCGCCGTGGGCGCTGGTCGGCGGGCTGCTCTTCCCGGCCTTCGCGCTCGTCCAGGTCCGGCGCCCGGCGTGGCGGCGGCCGCTGCCGCCCAGCCCGCGACGCCGCCTCCTCGGTGGGGTGATGGCCGGGACCCTCGTGCTCGCGTGCGCCCCGGTGTGGCCGGCCGCCGTGGTGCAGGTCGCCGTCGGGGCGGCCGTGGTCCTGGTGACGTGGTCGTTCGTGGTGGACGTGCGGTGGCTCGAGCGGGCGGCCCCTGGGAGGGTCAGGAACCTGCACTAG
- a CDS encoding zinc-dependent alcohol dehydrogenase — protein MRARAYWTLAPGRGEVRSEQLREPGPGEVLVRATASGISRGSELLVHRGGVPASVAERMRAPFQAGGLPGPVKYGYLSVGVVEAGDPGWVGRRVFCLHPHQDRYVVPLTALTALPDDVPDARAVLLGTLETAVNALWDGRPLYGDRVAVVGCGMVGASLTALLARLPLERLEVVEPDEERGRVAGALGATWVRPGSATPGCDVVFHCSASEEGLRLALSLLGEEAEVVELSWYGDRPVTLDLGGDFHARRLAVRASQVSRVSPHRAARRDHADRMAVALRAAADPALDHLLAGPTPLEQLPRLMEDLAAGAPGLCHVVSYPPAAADGIPTKEEDHAHADRP, from the coding sequence ATGCGTGCCCGTGCCTACTGGACCCTCGCCCCCGGCCGGGGCGAGGTGCGCTCCGAGCAGCTGCGCGAGCCGGGCCCGGGGGAGGTGCTCGTGCGCGCCACCGCGTCCGGGATCAGCCGCGGCAGCGAGCTGCTCGTCCACCGCGGCGGGGTCCCGGCGTCCGTCGCCGAGCGGATGCGGGCGCCCTTCCAAGCCGGCGGGCTGCCCGGGCCGGTCAAGTACGGCTACCTCTCCGTGGGCGTCGTCGAGGCCGGTGATCCCGGGTGGGTGGGCCGCCGCGTCTTCTGCCTGCACCCCCACCAGGACAGGTATGTCGTGCCGCTCACCGCCCTGACCGCGCTGCCCGACGACGTCCCCGACGCGCGCGCGGTGCTGCTCGGCACCCTGGAGACGGCGGTCAACGCGCTGTGGGACGGCCGGCCGCTCTACGGCGACCGGGTCGCGGTCGTGGGCTGCGGCATGGTCGGCGCCAGCCTCACCGCGCTGCTGGCGAGGCTGCCGCTGGAGCGGCTCGAGGTCGTCGAGCCCGACGAGGAGCGCGGTCGGGTCGCCGGGGCGCTCGGTGCCACCTGGGTGCGGCCCGGCTCGGCCACGCCGGGCTGCGACGTCGTCTTCCACTGCTCGGCCAGCGAGGAGGGCCTGCGCCTGGCGCTGTCCCTGCTCGGGGAGGAGGCCGAGGTCGTCGAGCTGTCCTGGTACGGCGACCGCCCCGTCACCCTGGACCTCGGCGGCGACTTCCACGCCCGGCGGCTCGCGGTGCGCGCCAGCCAGGTCAGCCGCGTCAGCCCGCACCGGGCGGCGCGCCGCGACCACGCCGACCGGATGGCGGTCGCCCTCCGCGCCGCCGCCGACCCCGCCCTGGACCACCTGCTCGCCGGCCCCACCCCGCTGGAGCAGCTGCCCCGCCTGATGGAGGACCTGGCCGCCGGGGCACCCGGGCTGTGCCACGTGGTGAGCTACCCGCCCGCGGCGGCGGACGGCATACCGACGAAGGAGGAGGACCATGCACACGCTGACCGTCCGTGA
- a CDS encoding 6-pyruvoyl trahydropterin synthase family protein — MHTLTVRDHVMVAHSLPDEFFGPAQALHGATYVVEATWERDGLDAHGVVLDIGAATEALAGVLGRLAYRNLDEVPELAGHVTTTEFLSRWVAERLVEQVDPAPFRSVSVTLREHPDAWASYRLDLDRA; from the coding sequence ATGCACACGCTGACCGTCCGTGACCACGTGATGGTGGCCCACAGCCTGCCCGACGAGTTCTTCGGGCCGGCGCAGGCGCTGCACGGCGCGACCTACGTGGTGGAGGCGACCTGGGAGCGCGACGGCCTGGACGCGCACGGGGTGGTGCTCGACATCGGCGCCGCCACCGAGGCGCTCGCCGGGGTGCTGGGGCGGCTGGCCTACCGCAACCTCGACGAGGTGCCCGAGCTGGCCGGGCACGTCACCACCACCGAGTTCCTGAGCCGCTGGGTCGCCGAGCGGCTCGTCGAGCAGGTCGACCCGGCGCCGTTCCGCTCGGTCAGCGTCACGCTGCGCGAGCACCCCGACGCGTGGGCGTCCTACCGCCTGGACCTGGACCGGGCGTGA
- a CDS encoding glycosyltransferase family 4 protein has translation MTGGPLHVVVPDRPAEAPSGGDRYDAAIVGRWRHLGREVNQVRAEGDWPWPSEAQRTALDVRLDALGPGAVLVDGLVGCAAPGAVRRSAQARPTALLVHSLLADGAGESGERAAELDRRERRALAAAHLVVTVSDWAREELRARHGVGDVVVARPGTERAPVAEGSRGGSAEHHSAPLLLALGAVAPVKNHAVLLAALEEVADLPWTAVLAGPAQDPVHLDTLVADARARGIADRVAWPGTVEGEELERLWQRTDLLVHPSRSETWAQVVAEAHAHGIPTVVGEGTGAVEALRGTGCDDPPGVAVPVEGPEELAGALRRWLTEPDLREAWRAAALERRALLSGWDRTVRQIDLALDRIER, from the coding sequence GTGACCGGCGGCCCGCTGCACGTCGTGGTCCCCGACCGGCCGGCCGAGGCGCCCAGCGGCGGGGACCGGTATGACGCGGCGATCGTCGGACGCTGGCGGCACCTCGGGCGGGAGGTCAACCAGGTGCGGGCCGAGGGGGACTGGCCCTGGCCGAGCGAGGCCCAGAGGACCGCGCTGGACGTGCGGCTGGACGCGCTGGGTCCGGGCGCGGTCCTGGTCGACGGGCTGGTCGGGTGCGCCGCCCCGGGCGCGGTCCGTCGCTCGGCGCAGGCGCGGCCCACGGCGCTGCTGGTCCACTCCTTGCTGGCCGACGGAGCGGGGGAGAGCGGTGAGCGGGCGGCCGAGCTGGACCGGCGGGAGCGGCGGGCGCTGGCCGCCGCGCACCTCGTGGTCACGGTGAGCGACTGGGCCCGCGAGGAGCTGCGGGCCCGGCACGGTGTCGGGGACGTGGTCGTCGCCCGGCCGGGGACGGAGCGCGCTCCTGTCGCGGAGGGGAGTCGGGGCGGTTCCGCGGAGCACCACTCGGCCCCGCTGCTCCTGGCCCTCGGAGCCGTCGCCCCGGTGAAGAACCATGCCGTCCTCCTCGCCGCCCTGGAGGAGGTCGCCGACCTGCCGTGGACCGCGGTGCTCGCCGGCCCGGCGCAGGACCCTGTCCACCTCGACACGCTGGTCGCCGACGCCCGAGCCCGCGGGATCGCAGACCGCGTGGCCTGGCCCGGGACGGTGGAGGGCGAGGAGCTCGAGCGGCTGTGGCAGCGCACCGACCTGCTCGTCCACCCCTCGCGCTCGGAGACCTGGGCGCAGGTGGTCGCCGAGGCGCACGCGCACGGCATACCCACCGTGGTCGGGGAGGGGACGGGGGCGGTGGAGGCGCTGCGCGGCACCGGCTGCGACGACCCGCCGGGCGTGGCGGTGCCGGTCGAGGGCCCGGAGGAGCTGGCCGGGGCGCTGCGCAGGTGGCTGACCGAGCCGGACCTGCGGGAGGCGTGGCGGGCGGCGGCGCTGGAGCGGCGTGCTCTGCTGAGCGGGTGGGACCGCACCGTCCGACAGATCGACCTCGCCCTGGACAGGATCGAGCGATGA
- a CDS encoding class I SAM-dependent methyltransferase: MTTRTEEQADDPARVAAGEVPAAVVPGLTAGAVPPAVRASAGWLALRREADEEARDHGAGGLLDRLVRHLHECGAAVVRVVDVGAGTGANRDYLGPRLPFAQEWVVVDHDAELLGHADHRDALRVEAGAGDLDEVLAGLPPGDGAPTVLTCAALLDVLDRPDVDRFAEAVDRSGAPALLSLSVTGSVEWSPEDPGDAGLRASFDAHQRRRGRPGPDAVRMLRDDLVGRGLRVHAAGTPWTLDARRPELLGRWLGERVEAAVEESPEQVSALRAWRARRLEQLAGGRLDVRVDHEDLLVLPR; the protein is encoded by the coding sequence ATGACGACACGGACGGAGGAGCAGGCGGACGACCCGGCCCGGGTGGCTGCTGGCGAGGTGCCCGCTGCCGTCGTGCCTGGGCTCACCGCCGGCGCCGTGCCGCCGGCGGTGCGGGCCAGCGCCGGCTGGCTGGCGCTGCGGCGCGAGGCGGACGAGGAGGCGCGAGACCACGGCGCGGGCGGTCTGCTGGACCGGCTGGTGCGGCACCTGCACGAGTGCGGAGCCGCGGTGGTCAGGGTCGTCGACGTGGGGGCGGGGACGGGCGCGAACCGGGACTACCTTGGTCCGCGGCTGCCCTTCGCCCAGGAGTGGGTCGTGGTCGACCACGACGCGGAGCTGCTCGGGCACGCCGACCACCGTGACGCCCTGCGGGTGGAGGCCGGTGCCGGGGACCTCGACGAGGTGCTGGCCGGGCTGCCTCCGGGCGACGGTGCCCCCACCGTCCTCACCTGCGCCGCACTGCTGGACGTGCTCGACCGTCCGGACGTCGACCGGTTCGCCGAGGCCGTCGACCGGTCGGGCGCGCCGGCGCTGCTGTCGCTCTCGGTCACCGGCAGCGTGGAGTGGTCGCCGGAGGATCCGGGCGACGCGGGGCTCCGGGCGTCCTTCGACGCGCACCAGCGGCGACGCGGTCGGCCGGGGCCGGACGCGGTGAGGATGCTGCGCGACGACCTCGTCGGTCGGGGGCTGAGGGTGCACGCGGCGGGTACGCCCTGGACGCTCGACGCACGCCGGCCGGAGCTCCTGGGACGGTGGCTGGGGGAGCGGGTCGAGGCGGCCGTCGAGGAGTCGCCCGAGCAGGTCTCGGCGCTGCGGGCGTGGCGCGCTCGCCGGCTCGAGCAGCTGGCGGGCGGGCGCCTGGACGTCCGGGTGGACCACGAGGACCTGCTGGTCCTGCCACGCTGA
- a CDS encoding MFS transporter, translated as MTDRPRGGLLALCLAELVSWGLLYYSLPVAVTPIAADTGWSQTTTMAALSVGLLISAVAGIRVGRLLDAGGPRTVMTLGAVLGVVALLVVAAAPTLPVFFAGWMLAGLAQAATLYPPAFAVVTRWYGSARVRPLTLLTLVGGLASTVFAPFLALLLDQLGWRATYVVMAGILAVTVVPLHAFFLNRTWTPPPSAEPAAPASPPAASSALRTETRARVRAVTRSPRFVLLQVVVSLATFTLFAVTINIIPLLVHRGASFGLAAVALGLIGLGQVSGRLGYVALEAATTPRLRTVLLLGAGALGLWLLAFVPGPVALLVGISMLCGAVRGCLTLLQATAVSDRWGTADFGAVNGVFVAPVVALTALAPVAGPALAGLLGGYPPMVLLMAGVLTLATALAART; from the coding sequence ATGACCGACCGACCGCGAGGTGGGCTGCTGGCCCTGTGCCTCGCCGAGCTGGTCAGCTGGGGCCTGCTCTACTACTCCCTGCCGGTGGCGGTCACCCCCATCGCGGCCGACACCGGGTGGAGCCAGACCACCACCATGGCGGCGCTCTCGGTCGGGCTGCTCATCTCCGCCGTCGCCGGGATCCGCGTCGGCCGGCTGCTCGACGCCGGCGGTCCGCGCACCGTCATGACGCTCGGCGCCGTCCTGGGCGTCGTGGCCCTCCTCGTGGTGGCCGCCGCGCCCACCCTCCCCGTGTTCTTCGCCGGCTGGATGCTGGCCGGGCTCGCGCAGGCCGCGACGCTCTACCCGCCCGCCTTCGCCGTCGTCACCCGCTGGTACGGCTCCGCCCGGGTGCGGCCGCTCACCCTCCTCACCCTGGTCGGCGGGCTGGCCTCGACCGTCTTCGCCCCGTTCCTCGCCCTCCTGCTCGACCAGCTCGGCTGGAGGGCCACGTATGTCGTGATGGCCGGGATCCTCGCCGTCACCGTGGTCCCGTTGCACGCGTTCTTCCTCAACCGGACGTGGACGCCGCCGCCCTCCGCCGAACCGGCCGCACCCGCGTCGCCCCCCGCCGCCTCGTCCGCGCTCCGGACCGAGACCCGCGCCCGGGTCCGTGCCGTCACCCGTTCACCACGGTTCGTCCTGCTGCAGGTGGTGGTCTCGCTGGCGACCTTCACCCTCTTCGCCGTGACCATCAACATCATCCCGCTGCTCGTCCACCGGGGGGCCTCCTTCGGCCTGGCCGCGGTCGCGCTGGGCCTGATCGGCCTGGGGCAGGTGTCCGGCCGCCTCGGCTACGTGGCCCTGGAGGCGGCGACCACGCCGCGGCTGCGCACGGTGCTCCTGCTCGGCGCGGGCGCCCTCGGGCTGTGGCTGCTCGCCTTCGTGCCCGGGCCGGTGGCCCTGCTCGTCGGCATCTCGATGCTGTGCGGCGCCGTCCGCGGCTGCCTCACCCTGCTGCAGGCCACGGCGGTCTCGGACCGGTGGGGGACGGCGGACTTCGGCGCGGTCAACGGTGTCTTCGTCGCGCCCGTCGTCGCGCTGACGGCTCTCGCCCCGGTCGCGGGCCCGGCCCTCGCGGGGCTGCTCGGCGGCTACCCCCCGATGGTCCTCCTGATGGCCGGCGTCCTCACCCTCGCCACCGCCCTCGCCGCCCGCACCTGA
- the ribA gene encoding GTP cyclohydrolase II gives MHSVPRDLESAATAQRLADTVLPTRHGRFRMTAYRGGTGTEHVALSVGVHDDDPPGAPAPLVRLHSECLTGDALGSHRCDCGEQLQHALHLLAACGRGVLVYVRGHEGRGIGLAEKLRAYALQDAGLDTVDANLRLGHLPDARTYDEAAAVLADLGVRRLRLLTSNPAKESALRALGVDVVERVPIVVPPRPENARYLRTKRERMGHDPGEDDWQQLLEGTVPRSGELAERYGDLVRRDGPLVLAQLGQSLDGFIASRSGDARSVTGPADREHLHRLRALVDAVIVGGRTAAVDDPRLTVRDVVGPDPVRVVLDPGATLPLTSHLLCDGVAPTLWLVRASAPVPADLAEHVEVVRWHAAGPMAPDQVLQELRRRGLGRVLVEGGGRLVSAFVDAGLVDRLYLTTAPVIIGEGVPGLRVAAAETMAGATRAPVRRWVLGEDVVVEVDLAAERVARTDRSPEDHGADEVEEVSSSTA, from the coding sequence ATGCACAGCGTCCCCCGCGACCTCGAGAGTGCCGCCACCGCGCAGCGGCTGGCCGACACCGTGCTGCCCACCCGGCACGGCCGCTTCCGGATGACCGCCTACCGGGGCGGCACCGGCACCGAGCACGTGGCGCTCAGCGTCGGCGTCCACGACGACGACCCGCCGGGCGCGCCGGCCCCGCTGGTCCGGCTGCACTCCGAGTGCCTGACGGGCGACGCGCTCGGCTCGCACCGCTGCGACTGCGGCGAGCAGCTCCAGCACGCCCTCCACCTGCTCGCCGCCTGCGGCCGCGGCGTGCTCGTCTACGTGCGCGGGCACGAGGGACGCGGCATCGGCCTGGCCGAGAAGCTGCGCGCCTACGCCCTCCAGGACGCGGGCCTGGACACCGTCGACGCCAACCTGCGGCTGGGCCACCTGCCGGACGCCCGCACCTACGACGAGGCGGCCGCGGTCCTGGCGGACCTGGGCGTGCGCCGGCTGCGTCTGCTCACCTCCAACCCCGCCAAGGAGAGCGCACTGCGGGCCCTGGGCGTGGACGTGGTCGAGCGGGTCCCGATCGTGGTGCCGCCCCGCCCCGAGAACGCCCGCTACCTGCGCACCAAGCGCGAGCGCATGGGCCACGACCCCGGCGAGGACGACTGGCAGCAGCTGCTCGAGGGGACGGTGCCCAGGAGCGGCGAGCTGGCGGAGCGCTACGGCGACCTCGTGCGCCGCGACGGCCCGCTCGTCCTGGCCCAGCTCGGGCAGAGCCTGGACGGGTTCATCGCCAGCCGGTCCGGGGACGCCCGCTCGGTGACCGGGCCCGCCGACCGCGAGCACCTGCACCGTCTGCGCGCCCTGGTCGACGCGGTCATCGTCGGCGGGCGGACCGCCGCCGTCGACGACCCGCGCCTCACCGTCCGGGACGTGGTCGGTCCCGACCCGGTCCGGGTCGTGCTCGACCCAGGGGCCACGCTGCCCCTCACCTCCCACCTGCTCTGCGACGGGGTGGCACCCACGCTGTGGCTGGTCCGTGCCTCCGCGCCGGTGCCCGCCGACCTGGCGGAGCACGTCGAGGTCGTGCGGTGGCACGCTGCGGGACCGATGGCCCCCGACCAGGTCCTGCAGGAGCTGCGGCGGCGCGGCCTGGGGCGGGTCCTCGTCGAGGGCGGCGGCCGGCTGGTGAGCGCCTTCGTCGACGCCGGCCTGGTGGACCGGCTCTACCTGACGACGGCGCCGGTGATCATCGGCGAGGGCGTGCCCGGCCTGCGGGTCGCGGCCGCCGAGACGATGGCCGGGGCGACCCGTGCGCCGGTCCGGCGCTGGGTCCTGGGCGAGGACGTGGTGGTCGAGGTCGACCTGGCCGCCGAACGGGTCGCGCGCACCGACCGCTCCCCCGAGGACCACGGCGCCGACGAGGTCGAGGAGGTGTCGAGCAGCACGGCCTGA
- a CDS encoding DUF559 domain-containing protein, whose translation MDPVEAVRRCGGRASSAQLRELCVRPRDLSAAVRTGHLARTRPGRYRLATLDTQLDVAIGLTATLSHRSAALHHALEVATAPELPEITVRRNRRLSRDQQRRASTTWRDLPASAVAASVTPPAQTVLDCARDLPFQESLAVADSALRHGLVDLDQLRGRAARVRGHGAARARRVAAAASPLAANPFESSLRAIALDSGLDVQPQIQVTDHGLFALVDLADQGRRLVIEADSYEHHGNRRGFRKDVRRYTELAVFGWTVLRFTWEDVMLQPDYVRWALTSWRLAQDGVRVLAPPAHLPRLA comes from the coding sequence GTGGATCCGGTGGAGGCGGTCCGCCGATGCGGCGGCCGGGCGAGCAGCGCGCAGCTGCGCGAGCTCTGCGTGCGGCCCCGGGACCTGTCGGCCGCGGTCCGGACGGGGCACCTGGCACGCACCCGGCCGGGGCGCTACCGGCTCGCGACCCTCGACACCCAGCTGGACGTGGCCATCGGGCTGACCGCGACTCTCTCGCACCGCAGCGCGGCGCTCCACCACGCGCTCGAGGTGGCCACCGCCCCGGAGCTCCCGGAGATCACGGTCAGACGCAACCGGCGGCTCAGTCGTGACCAGCAGCGCAGGGCCAGCACGACCTGGCGCGACCTCCCCGCGAGCGCGGTCGCGGCGTCCGTCACGCCGCCGGCGCAGACGGTCCTGGACTGCGCCCGGGACCTTCCGTTCCAGGAGTCGCTCGCCGTCGCAGACTCGGCCCTGCGCCACGGCCTCGTCGACCTCGACCAGCTCCGGGGGCGGGCTGCGCGCGTGCGGGGGCACGGTGCGGCGCGGGCGCGCCGGGTCGCGGCCGCGGCGAGTCCCCTCGCGGCCAACCCCTTCGAGTCCTCCCTGCGCGCGATCGCCCTGGACTCCGGACTGGACGTGCAGCCCCAGATCCAGGTCACCGACCACGGCCTGTTCGCCCTGGTGGACCTCGCCGACCAGGGCCGACGGCTCGTGATCGAGGCCGACAGCTACGAGCACCACGGGAACCGCAGGGGCTTTCGCAAGGACGTGCGCCGCTACACCGAGCTGGCCGTCTTCGGGTGGACCGTGCTGCGCTTCACCTGGGAAGACGTGATGCTCCAGCCGGACTACGTCCGGTGGGCCCTCACCTCCTGGCGCCTCGCCCAGGACGGGGTCCGGGTCCTCGCACCGCCGGCGCACCTGCCGCGGCTGGCCTAG